Proteins encoded by one window of Synechococcus sp. MVIR-18-1:
- a CDS encoding pyridoxal phosphate-dependent aminotransferase — protein MPGPPSLSHRALALQPSLTLAISARAKALQQQGVDVCSLSAGEPDFGTPEFIVEATIQALRDGITRYGPAAGDPELRAAIAQKLSLENKIPTTADQVLVTNGGKQAIYNLFQVLLNPGDEVIIPAPYWLSYPEIVRLAGGTPVTVLSSASDGFGLDLNLIEQSITPATKVLVLNSPGNPTGRVLCLSELEALAELVRKHPNLMVMSDEIYEYLLEDGESHHSFAAVAPDLRERCFVVNGFAKGWAMTGWRLGYLSGDSTVIKAAAALQSQSTSNVCSFAQRGALAALQGSRDCVRAMAVSYNTRRAELCTGLQQMEGITLVPPRGAFYAFPRLPDAITDSLAFCERALEQEGLAIVPGGAFGDDRCVRLSCAVSRETISEGLSRFQRLLTNP, from the coding sequence ATGCCAGGCCCCCCATCTCTCTCGCACCGAGCCTTGGCTCTGCAGCCATCGCTCACACTTGCCATCAGCGCCCGAGCAAAAGCTCTGCAGCAGCAGGGTGTAGACGTTTGCAGCCTGAGTGCAGGGGAGCCGGATTTCGGCACGCCAGAATTCATTGTTGAGGCAACGATCCAGGCCCTCAGGGATGGCATCACCCGGTACGGCCCCGCTGCTGGCGATCCGGAGCTTCGCGCTGCCATTGCTCAGAAATTGAGTCTTGAAAACAAGATCCCCACTACCGCCGATCAGGTCTTGGTGACCAATGGCGGCAAGCAGGCGATCTACAACCTGTTCCAAGTTCTTTTGAACCCAGGTGATGAAGTCATCATTCCGGCCCCCTACTGGTTGAGTTATCCAGAAATTGTTCGCTTGGCCGGGGGAACGCCCGTCACAGTTCTGTCGTCAGCAAGCGATGGGTTTGGCCTTGATCTGAACTTGATCGAACAATCCATCACCCCAGCAACCAAGGTTTTGGTGCTCAATTCACCGGGTAACCCAACGGGGCGTGTGTTGTGTCTCAGTGAATTGGAAGCCTTGGCAGAGCTGGTGCGAAAGCATCCAAACCTGATGGTGATGAGCGACGAGATCTACGAATATTTATTGGAAGACGGAGAATCTCACCACAGCTTTGCCGCCGTCGCGCCAGATCTCAGAGAGCGTTGTTTTGTGGTGAATGGTTTTGCCAAAGGTTGGGCGATGACCGGATGGCGACTCGGATATCTCAGTGGTGACAGCACGGTGATTAAGGCCGCGGCTGCCCTTCAAAGCCAAAGCACCAGCAATGTGTGCAGCTTTGCCCAACGGGGAGCATTGGCAGCGCTTCAGGGGTCACGGGACTGCGTCCGTGCGATGGCTGTGAGCTACAACACGCGGCGTGCTGAGCTCTGTACGGGGCTGCAACAGATGGAAGGCATCACCCTCGTGCCACCCAGAGGTGCGTTTTATGCGTTCCCTCGCTTGCCCGATGCCATTACCGATTCACTGGCCTTTTGTGAGCGTGCTCTCGAGCAGGAGGGACTGGCGATTGTTCCTGGTGGTGCCTTTGGCGATGATCGTTGCGTCAGGCTTTCTTGTGCCGTCTCGCGTGAGACGATTTCAGAGGGACTGAGTCGGTTTCAGCGTTTGCTGACAAATCCCTAA
- a CDS encoding VOC family protein — protein sequence MSAEKASLSWVLAANNPQSLAEFYAKALGCSCRAGLSDQHWMVSLPTGGTLQIYCPSRQRPWPVRGAALSPCFQRIGTDHPETELGGWIQQLEALGARRREAARLESFGAECWMEDPEGQPFLTLVLPQGALNS from the coding sequence ATGTCAGCTGAAAAGGCCTCTCTGAGTTGGGTGTTGGCGGCCAACAATCCCCAATCGCTGGCTGAGTTTTATGCGAAAGCTTTGGGATGTTCATGCCGTGCAGGACTGTCTGACCAGCACTGGATGGTGTCTCTACCAACCGGAGGAACGCTTCAGATTTATTGCCCTTCTCGTCAACGGCCTTGGCCCGTTCGAGGTGCGGCCCTGTCCCCTTGTTTTCAACGGATCGGAACCGACCATCCAGAGACGGAGCTCGGAGGTTGGATCCAACAACTGGAAGCGTTGGGAGCGCGGCGGCGCGAAGCCGCTCGTCTCGAATCGTTTGGAGCGGAATGCTGGATGGAGGATCCGGAAGGGCAGCCCTTTCTCACCTTGGTGCTGCCGCAAGGTGCCCTGAACTCATAG
- a CDS encoding uracil-DNA glycosylase produces MSLEDLEASCLQCQRCDLAKERQHVVVSRGNPSARLMVIGEAPGADEDAQGRPFVGRSGRLLDACLAEVGLDQTDDIYICNLIKCRPPGNRRPSPAELKACRPWLDRQILEVNPEILFILGATATATLLECRTPISRLRGQWTEWQGRYVMPSFHPSYLLRNPSRDPGKPRSLFMTDLANVKHALNGVVSGLTPDSSDP; encoded by the coding sequence GTGTCCTTAGAAGACTTAGAGGCGTCCTGTCTCCAGTGTCAACGCTGTGACTTAGCGAAAGAACGCCAGCATGTTGTGGTCAGTCGCGGGAATCCTTCAGCGCGGCTGATGGTGATTGGTGAAGCACCAGGGGCTGATGAGGATGCTCAGGGGCGTCCCTTTGTTGGGCGTTCCGGCCGACTTTTGGATGCCTGCCTGGCGGAGGTCGGTCTTGATCAAACCGACGACATCTACATCTGCAACTTGATCAAATGCCGGCCCCCTGGCAATCGACGTCCAAGCCCAGCTGAGCTCAAGGCCTGCAGACCGTGGCTGGATCGTCAAATTCTTGAGGTCAATCCGGAGATCCTGTTCATTCTTGGAGCAACAGCCACAGCAACACTGCTCGAATGCCGCACCCCGATTAGTCGCTTAAGGGGGCAGTGGACGGAATGGCAAGGGCGTTATGTGATGCCGAGTTTTCATCCCTCCTACCTCTTGCGCAATCCTTCACGAGACCCTGGCAAGCCCCGCTCGCTGTTCATGACTGATCTAGCCAACGTCAAGCACGCCCTGAACGGGGTTGTGTCAGGGTTAACTCCAGATTCGAGCGATCCTTGA
- the ispG gene encoding (E)-4-hydroxy-3-methylbut-2-enyl-diphosphate synthase — MTASQRYDTKIHRRVTRTVMVGDVPIGSEHPIAVQSMINEDTLDIDGSVAGIRRLVDAGCEIVRVTTPSIGHAKAMGKIRSALRAQGCMVPLVADVHHNGTRIALEVAKHVDKVRINPGLFVFDKPDPDRQEFSQDEFDAIGDRIKDTFAPLVKVLKEQNKALRIGVNHGSLAERMLFTYGDTPQGMVESAMEFVRICDSLDFHNIVISMKASRAPVMLAAYRLMADTMDREGFNYPLHLGVTEAGDGDYGRIKSTAGIATLLAEGLGDTIRVSLTEAPEKEIPVCFSILQALGIRKTMVEYVACPSCGRTLFNLEEVLHQVRNATCHLTGLDIAVMGCIVNGPGEMADADYGYVGKGPGVIALYRNRDEIRKVPESEGVAALVQLIKDDGRWVEPD, encoded by the coding sequence ATGACCGCCTCGCAGCGTTACGACACCAAGATTCACCGCCGGGTGACGCGCACGGTGATGGTCGGCGATGTTCCGATCGGAAGTGAGCACCCGATCGCGGTGCAATCGATGATCAATGAAGACACGCTTGATATCGACGGATCGGTCGCAGGAATCCGACGTCTTGTCGATGCAGGATGCGAAATCGTGCGCGTCACGACGCCGTCGATCGGACATGCCAAAGCGATGGGGAAGATTCGCTCAGCGCTTCGAGCTCAGGGATGCATGGTCCCACTTGTGGCCGATGTCCATCACAACGGCACGCGCATCGCCCTCGAAGTCGCCAAGCACGTCGACAAAGTGCGCATCAATCCTGGGCTGTTTGTTTTCGATAAACCAGATCCCGATCGCCAGGAGTTCAGCCAAGACGAGTTTGATGCGATTGGAGATCGGATCAAGGACACATTTGCTCCTCTCGTGAAGGTGCTGAAAGAGCAAAACAAGGCCTTGAGGATTGGTGTGAATCACGGCTCCTTGGCTGAACGCATGCTGTTTACCTACGGAGACACCCCCCAGGGCATGGTCGAGTCGGCCATGGAGTTCGTGCGCATTTGCGATTCACTCGATTTTCACAACATCGTGATTTCGATGAAGGCATCCCGTGCACCCGTGATGCTGGCGGCGTACCGATTGATGGCCGACACCATGGATCGGGAAGGATTCAACTACCCACTGCACTTGGGTGTCACCGAAGCAGGGGATGGCGACTACGGCCGCATTAAGAGCACGGCCGGAATCGCAACGCTGCTGGCGGAAGGCCTTGGAGACACCATCCGGGTGTCCCTAACAGAAGCCCCTGAAAAGGAAATTCCTGTGTGCTTCTCGATCTTGCAGGCGCTGGGCATCCGCAAGACGATGGTCGAGTACGTGGCATGTCCGAGCTGCGGTCGCACTTTGTTTAATCTCGAGGAGGTCCTCCATCAGGTCCGAAACGCCACCTGCCATCTCACCGGTCTCGACATTGCTGTGATGGGTTGCATCGTCAACGGTCCTGGCGAGATGGCTGATGCGGACTACGGTTACGTCGGCAAAGGGCCTGGGGTGATCGCGCTCTACCGCAATCGTGATGAGATCCGAAAAGTACCCGAGTCGGAAGGTGTGGCCGCCTTGGTTCAGTTGATCAAAGACGACGGTCGCTGGGTTGAACCCGACTGA
- a CDS encoding S41 family peptidase, with protein MRAKKFGIKGSQRSSWFVALGAGAVTAAVVVANPGLGLPSTTSSSITNSPKEVIDQVWQIVYRDFLDSSGGYDLDQWSILRKDLLSKSYAGTAESYEAIRGMLASLDDPYTRFLDPKEFKEMQIDTSGELTGVGIQISLDKDTKEIVVVSPIEGTPASKAGVQPKDVIVSIDGQLTKGMTTEDAVKLIRGTEGSDVVLGLRRNGSIIDVPLVRARIEIQAVDSQLNTSANGTKVGYIRLKQFNANASKEMRAAIRELEKQGSQGYVLDLRSNPGGLLEASVDIARQWLDEGTIVSTKTREGIQDVRRATGNALTDRPVVVLVNEGSASASEILSGALQDNERGLLVGQKTFGKGLVQSVRGLSDGSGMTVTIAKYLTPKGTDIHKNGIQPDVPVEMSEKEIKTLTVEQLGTNKDGQYRVAETTLLKALQAPKTGSTYQPGAANLQSALQR; from the coding sequence ATGCGCGCTAAAAAATTCGGCATCAAAGGATCCCAACGCAGCAGCTGGTTTGTTGCCCTAGGCGCAGGGGCTGTCACAGCGGCAGTGGTGGTGGCCAATCCTGGGTTGGGTTTACCAAGCACGACCTCGTCGTCCATCACCAACAGCCCGAAAGAGGTCATTGATCAGGTATGGCAGATCGTCTATCGAGATTTCCTGGATTCATCCGGGGGTTATGACCTCGATCAGTGGTCCATTCTTCGCAAGGACTTGCTCTCCAAGTCCTATGCCGGAACAGCGGAATCGTATGAAGCGATTCGCGGCATGTTGGCGAGTCTTGATGACCCTTACACCCGATTCCTGGACCCGAAAGAGTTCAAGGAAATGCAAATCGACACGTCAGGTGAATTAACCGGTGTCGGCATTCAAATCTCACTGGACAAAGACACCAAAGAGATCGTGGTGGTGTCTCCAATCGAGGGCACGCCTGCCTCAAAAGCCGGGGTGCAACCCAAAGACGTCATCGTTTCGATTGATGGTCAACTCACCAAAGGGATGACCACGGAAGATGCTGTGAAGCTCATTCGTGGAACGGAAGGAAGTGACGTCGTCCTGGGCTTGCGCAGGAATGGCTCCATCATCGACGTACCTCTTGTGCGGGCTCGCATTGAAATTCAGGCCGTTGACAGTCAGCTCAATACCAGTGCCAATGGCACCAAGGTGGGTTACATCCGCCTGAAGCAGTTCAATGCCAATGCATCCAAAGAGATGCGTGCAGCGATTCGCGAACTGGAGAAGCAAGGATCTCAGGGTTACGTCCTTGATTTACGCAGCAATCCAGGGGGATTGCTCGAAGCCAGTGTCGACATTGCGCGTCAGTGGCTGGATGAAGGCACAATCGTCAGCACAAAAACCCGTGAGGGCATTCAAGATGTGCGCCGCGCCACTGGCAATGCGTTAACCGACCGTCCAGTCGTGGTGTTGGTAAACGAAGGCTCAGCAAGTGCAAGCGAAATCCTTTCAGGAGCGCTGCAAGACAACGAGCGTGGACTTCTGGTGGGCCAAAAAACATTTGGCAAAGGACTCGTCCAATCCGTGAGAGGTCTCTCTGACGGTTCTGGGATGACTGTGACGATTGCGAAATACCTCACACCCAAGGGCACCGATATCCACAAAAACGGCATCCAACCGGATGTTCCGGTGGAGATGAGCGAGAAGGAAATTAAAACCCTCACTGTTGAACAATTGGGGACCAACAAAGATGGGCAATACCGCGTAGCAGAAACCACCCTGCTCAAAGCGTTGCAAGCTCCGAAAACTGGAAGCACCTATCAACCAGGAGCGGCCAACCTTCAGTCGGCACTTCAGCGATAA